The following proteins are co-located in the Castanea sativa cultivar Marrone di Chiusa Pesio chromosome 8, ASM4071231v1 genome:
- the LOC142606566 gene encoding uncharacterized protein LOC142606566 has protein sequence MGFMVTHLGIEVNPDQVKAINSLQPPRNPKEVQRLTGMMAALNRFISWSLLPSADYTGKIAKWGTSLGAFDIKYIPRISVKGQVLADLVAEFAEPSLEEHMKRSDIDEKLVGMISLKESLLWKVYVDGAANQRGSEVGLVIISPDKIVIEKSLRMGFSAMNNEAEYEALLIGITMVQKMGGKNAGIFKSGWNTHADSLATLAMSSAQSLPWVILVEDLYKPTKINVDVVRVHHIKVGPSWMDPVVLYLKENILPEEKSEADKCQRFAPNIHQPGGVLNSLSSPWPFAQWSLDIVRPFPKTTGNKRFLLVGMDYFTKWVEAKPLSNIRDLDARRFVWKNIVTRFGIPHTLISDNSVQLDSKVFRRYCCDLGITNRYSTPVYPQGNGQAKVVNKGYDLNVKLRPLAPGDLVLTKVLGTAKNLAWGKLGPNWKRPYRITSVVRIGVYYLEDLDEKVVPHP, from the exons ATGGGCTTCATGGTTACACATCTTGGAATCGAAGTTAATCCTGATCAAGTTAAGGCAATTAACAGTTTGCAGCCACCTCGTAATCCTAAGGAAGTTCAGAGATTGACAGGAATGATGGCTGCTTTAAATCGGTTTATTTCTTG GTCTCTACTTCCAAGTGCTGATTATACGGGAAAAATTGCCAAGTGGGGAACAAGtctgggagcttttgatataaagtacaTTCCACGCATCTCTGTGAAAGGTCAagtccttgctgacttggtaGCCGAGTTCgctgagccctcattagaagaacATATGAAGAGATCTGACAtagatgaaaaattagttggcatGATCTCCTTGAAGGAATCTCTATTGTGGAAGGTGTACGTGGATGGTgcagcaaatcaaagaggatctgaaGTGGGGCTAGTTATAATATCTCCAGATAAGATTGTCATTGAAAAGTCCTTAAGAATGGGTTTTTCGGCCATGAATAATGAAGCCGAATATGAAGCTTTGCTAATAGGGATAactatggttcagaaaatgggagGGAAGAACGCAGGAATATTTAAGTCAGGCTG GAACACTCATGCCGACTCTCTAGCCACCTTGGCAATGTCCTCGGCACAGAGTTTACCTTGGGTTATTTTAGTGGAAGATTTGTATAAGCCTACTAAGATAAATGTGGACGTAGTCCGTGTTCATCATATCAaagtgggacctagttggatggaccccgtTGTGCTGTATCTTAAAGAGAATATCTTACCTGAGGAAAAGTCTGAAGCTGACAAA tgtcagaggtttgctcccaatattcatcaaccAGGAGGAGTTCTTAAttctctctccagtccttggcctttcgctcaatggagTTTGGATATTGTAAGACCCTTCCCCAAGACAACAGGGAATAAGAGATTTTTGCTAGTCGGCATggattactttactaaatgggttgaagccaaGCCACTATCAAATATCAGGGATTTGGACGCAAGAAgatttgtctggaaaaatattgtcactcgGTTTGGAATTCCTCATACCCTTATCTCGGATAATAGTGTTCAGCTTGATAGTAAGGTCTTTAGAAGATATTGCTGTGATCTGGGTAttacaaatagatattccactccggttTATCcacaaggaaatggacaagccaaGGTTGTTAATAAG GGTTATGACTTGAACGTAAAGTTGAGACCACTGGCACCAGGGGATTTGGTGTTAACGAAGGTTTTGGGTACAGCAAAAAATCTAGCTTGGGGAAAACTAGGGCCAAACTGGAAAAGGCCATATCGCATCACCTCAGTAGTTAGAATAGGGGTttattatcttgaagatctGGATGAAAAGGTTGTACCACAtccctag